One Setaria viridis chromosome 7, Setaria_viridis_v4.0, whole genome shotgun sequence genomic region harbors:
- the LOC117865850 gene encoding ATP-dependent 6-phosphofructokinase 2: MEPTAPNSSGGHHAAAADATGPTDTTVTLPPLTLRDVPRLPAALASPSPAVQNPISSHPYFHPPTTFYISPGDVSLRHAFFDLASAAPSPLVAYRRAGPRRDIAVDPARASAALVTCGGLCPGLNTVLRELVVGLQELYGVRDVFGVAAGYRGFYGGDEDHVRLDPAAVDDWHKKGGTVLKTTRGGFDLGKIVDGIVARGYTQVYAIGGDGTMRGAVAIFQEFKRRGLDISITGIPKTVDNDIGIIDRSFGFQTAVEIAQQAIDAAHVEAVSAVNGVGLVKLMGRSTGHIALHATLSSRDVDCCLIPEVDFYLEGKGGLFEFLYERIKKKGHAVIVVAEGAGQELIPRTDDQKREQDESGNIVFLDVGPWLKSELGRWWKKEHPDELFTVKYIDPTYMIRAVPANATDNLYCTLLAHSAIHGVMAGFTGFVPGPINGTYSYIPLEDVAVAKNPVDVNDHKWAWVRSVTNQPDFLISQA, translated from the exons ATGGAGCCCACCGCCCCCAACTCCTccggcggccaccacgccgccgccgcggacgccacGGGCCCGACCGACACCACCGTGACGCTCCCGCCGCTCACCCTCCGCGACGTGCCGCGCCTGCCCGCCGCGCTggcctccccgtccccggcgGTCCAGAACCCCATCTCAAGCCACCCCTACTTCCACCCGCCGACCACCTTCTACATCTCCCCGGGCGACGTCTCCCTCCGCCACGCCTTCTTCGACCTCGCCTCCGCGGCGCCGTCCCCGCTCGTCGCCTACCGCCGCGCGGGGCCCCGGAGGGACATCGCCGTCGACCCGGCCCGCGCGAGCGCCGCGCTCGTCACCTGCGGGGGCCTCTGCCCGGGCCTCAACACCGTGCTCAGGGAGCTCGTCGTCGGCCTCCAGGAGCTCTACGGCGTCCGCGACGTCTTCGGCGTCGCCGCGGGCTACCGGGGCTTctacggcggcgacgaggaccaCGTGCGCCTTGAcccggccgccgtcgacgaCTGGCACAAGAAGGGCGGGACCGTGCTCAAGACCACGCGGGGCGGCTTCGATCTTGGCAAGATCGTCGATGGCATCGTTGCGCGCGGGTACACGCAG GTATACGCAATTGGCGGAGATGGAACCATGAGAGGAGCCGTGGCAATCTTTCAAGAGTTCAAGCGCCGTGGTTTGGACATATCCATTACTGGGATCCCAAAAACTGTGGACAATGACATTGGCATCATAGACAGGTCATTTGGTTTCCAAACTGCGGTGGAGATTGCTCAGCAGGCAATTGATGCAGCACATGTGGAGGCTGTTAGCGCTGTCAATGGTGTAGGCCTTGTCAAACTAATGGGCAGGAGTACAGGACACATTGCGCTTCATGCCACTCTGAGCAGCCGTGATGTTGACTGCTGCTTGATTCCAGAGGTTGATTTCTACCTGGAGGGCAAGGGAGGTCTGTTTGAGTTCCTATATGAGCGGATAAAGAAGAAGGGGCATGCTGTCATTGTAGTCGCTGAAGGAGCTGGTCAGGAATTGATTCCCCGTACTGATGATCAGAAGCGTGAGCAGGATGAGTCTGGCAACATTGTGTTTCTTGATGTAGGCCCCTGGCTGAAATCTGAGCTGGGTAGATGGTGGAAGAAAGAGCATCCTGATGAACTGTTCACTGTGAAATACATCGATCCTACATACATGATTCGAGCGGTTCCGGCAAATGCTACCGATAATTTGTACTGCACCTTGCTGGCTCATTCGGCAATACATGGGGTCATGGCTGGGTTTACTGGCTTCGTGCCTGGTCCGATTAATGGGACATACAGTTACATACCATTGGAAGACGTTGCTGTGGCGAAGAACCCTGTTGATGTGAATGATCACAAATGGGCATGGGTCAGATCAGTCACAAATCAGCCAGATTTCCTGATATCCCAAGCATAA
- the LOC117865849 gene encoding cytochrome P450 724B1, with amino-acid sequence MMAGELALAALAILLSSLLALVLSHFLPLLLNPKAPRGSFGWPLIGETLRFLTPHASNTLGGFLEDHCARYGRVFKSHLFCTPTVVSCDQDLNHFILQNEERLFQCSYPRPIHGILGKSSMLVVLGEDHKRLRNLALALVTSTKLKPSYLGDIEKIALHVVGSWRQAAGGKECGGGGCVKVITFCEEARKFAFSVIVKQVLGLSPEEPVTARILEDFLAFMKGLISFPLYIPGTPYAKAVQARERISSTVKGIIEERRSAGSCKKGDFLDVLLSSNELSDEEKVSFVLDSLLGGYETTSLLISMVVYFLGQSAEDLDLVKREHDSIRSNKGKEECLTSEDYKKMEYTQHVINEALRCGNIVKFVHRKALKDVRYKEYLIPSGWKVLPVFSAVHLNPSLHGNAQHFQPCRWEGSSQGASKRFTPFGGGPRLCPGSELAKVEAAFFLHHLVLNYRWRIDGDDVPMAYPYVEFQRGLPIEIEPICPES; translated from the exons ATGATGGCGGGGGAGCTCGCGCTGGCCGCTCTGGCGATCCTGCTCTCCTCGCTCCTAGCCCTGGTGCTGAGCCACTTCCTGCCCTTGCTCCTGAACCCGAAGGCCCCCAGGGGCAGCTTCGGATGGCCGCTGATCGGTGAGACGCTCAGGTTCCTCACGCCCCATGCTTCCAACACGCTGGGTGGCTTCCTGGAGGATCACTGCGCCAG GTATGGGCGGGTGTTCAAGTCCCACCTGTTCTGCACCCCCACGGTGGTGTCGTGCGACCAGGACCTCAACCACTTCATCCTGCAGAACGAGGAGCGGCTGTTCCAGTGCAGCTACCCCAGGCCGATCCATGGCATCCTGGGCAAGTCCTCCATGCTTGTGGTCCTGGGCGAGGACCATAAGCGCCTCAGGaacctcgccctcgccctcgtcACCTCCACCAAGCTCAAGCCCAGCTACCTCGGCGACATCGAGAAGATCGCGCTGCACGTCGTCGGCTCATGGCGCCAGGCGGCCGGTGGCAAGgagtgcggcggtggcggctgcgTCAAGGTCATCACCTTCTGCGAGGAGGCAAGAAAG TTTGCATTCAGTGTGATAGTGAAGCAGGTGCTGGGGTTGTCGCCAGAGGAGCCGGTCACTGCCAGGATACTGGAGGACTTCCTGGCCTTCATGAAGGGCCtcatctccttccctctctacaTCCCAGGGACCCCATATGCCAAGGCTGTCCAG GCCAGAGAGAGGATATCCAGCACTGTGAAGGGCATCATCGAGGAGCGGAGGAGTGCAGGGTCATGCAAGAAGGGCGATTTCCTTGACGTGCTCCTGTCGAGCAATGAGCTCTCCGATGAGGAGAAAGTGAGCTTTGTGCTGGACTCCCTGCTGGGAGGATACGAGACCACCTCGCTCCTGATCTCCATGGTCGTGTATTTTCTTGGACAGTCTGCGGAAGATCTGGACCTGGTCAAG AGGGAGCACGACAGCATAAGATCCAACAAAGGGAAGGAGGAGTGCTTGACTTCAGAAGACTACAAGaagatggaatatacccaacaT GTTATCAATGAGGCTCTGAGATGCGGCAACATCGTTAAGTTCGTCCACAGGAAGGCTCTCAAAGATGTCAGATACAAAG AGTATCTGATTCCATCTGGCTGGAAGGTCCTACCCGTCTTCAGTGCTGTTCATCTGAACCCCTCGCTTCATGGAAACGCACAACATTTTCAGCCCTGCAGATGGGAG GGCTCAAGCCAAGGGGCAAGCAAGAGGTTTACGCCGTTCGGCGGAGGGCCCCGGCTCTGCCCAGGATCGGAGCTTGCCAAAGTAGAGGCTGCTTTCTTCCTCCATCACCTTGTGCTCAATTATAG ATGGAGAATCGATGGCGATGACGTTCCGATGGCATACCCGTACGTGGAGTTCCAGAGGGGTCTGCCAATAGAAATCGAGCCAATCTGCCCTGAATCTTGA